Within the Bacteroidota bacterium genome, the region AATAAAATAGGTAAGCAAATCTTTCCAATCAAAAGTTCCGCGAATAATATTTTGTGCTTGTAAAATTTCTGATAAAAAACCTAAGGCAATTGTTGAAAGAAACCATAACCCGAAATAAAATGACAATTTTTTATTCCAAATAAAAATTAAACTTGAAAGAAGGGCATAAAACCAAAGTCCGTCCGGCAAATTATATTTTATCCAATTCGGGACTGATGTAATGTTGGTTCTTTCCGTTATAAAAGTATTTCTGTAAAAAAAATAAATAATGCATCCTATAAGAACTGGCAATAAAACATGCAGCAAATAATTGTACTGTTTATCTTTCATGGTTGCATTATTGCTTGAGTTCAGATATTTCCTTATCCTATTCCTGGCGAAGTCCTTCCTTCCCTTTTCTGTTCGTAGCTTCCGTCTTCGCTTTCTTATATTCCATCCGTTTCTCTGAATAGCAAGAGGTAATCAGAAGAGAAGTGACAAGCAGTGGTATCAATATCTTCTTGGCTAGCATAAGGCAAATGTAGGAAGAATTTAAATATGAGCAATATAATGCTCTTTTATTTTTTTAGTATATGGACTTTTGTTTCTGTGAAAAAATCAAAAACAAAACCAGCTTGGAGGAAACTTGGCAAGAAAATCCGGCAAACCAGAAAGGAACAGAATATTTCTCAAGCCCAGCTTGCCTACGAAAGTGGTTTGAGCAGAGAAGAAATTTACAGATTAGAACTTGGTTATATCAATCCAACCTATGATACTCTTGCAGCAATTGCTGAAGCACTGGGCATTCAGGTGAAGGAGTTGGTGGATTTTGAGTGTTGATATATTTCACTTTAATATTTGTATTTTATTATACATTTGACCAATTTTTAAACATTGAAATGTTAAAAATATTATTCTCTCCATATTTGTTCTTCAATTAATCCCGCAAATTTGTATAATGAACATTTCAATCAAAACTGTTCCGGTTACAGAAATGGATAATGCTATACGGGATTTAATGGGTGAAACAACGTTTCCAATAAAACAAACACTTACAGCGTTAAAAAGGTATACAACATCATATCTTAACCCTAATATACATGCATACGTTGAATTTCCATATGTAGATAAGGTATATAGAGATTCATATTACACATATTTTT harbors:
- a CDS encoding helix-turn-helix transcriptional regulator codes for the protein MKKSKTKPAWRKLGKKIRQTRKEQNISQAQLAYESGLSREEIYRLELGYINPTYDTLAAIAEALGIQVKELVDFEC